The following coding sequences lie in one Mesorhizobium sp. DCY119 genomic window:
- a CDS encoding phage tail tube protein: MAQPTTSKFGKFRILLGDGASPEVFTAPCGFTSKAFTLSKNLTEITIPDCDDPDAPFWIARDTESLSASITGEGLVAAESIQDWTDAAYSTDPVNAKVEIEFATGVLSFTGPFHIDSFNPSAEQGGRVQLSVSMQSDGQVTKLWTATP, encoded by the coding sequence ATGGCGCAGCCGACTACTTCCAAATTTGGAAAGTTCCGCATTCTTCTTGGCGACGGTGCCTCTCCGGAGGTATTCACCGCACCATGCGGCTTTACGTCGAAAGCCTTCACGCTTTCCAAGAACCTCACCGAAATAACGATCCCGGATTGCGACGATCCCGACGCCCCATTCTGGATTGCGCGCGACACGGAAAGCCTTTCGGCCTCCATTACTGGCGAAGGGCTAGTAGCGGCGGAATCCATTCAGGATTGGACGGACGCGGCGTACAGTACCGATCCTGTCAACGCCAAGGTCGAGATTGAGTTCGCGACTGGCGTTCTGTCGTTCACCGGCCCGTTCCACATCGACAGCTTCAATCCGTCGGCAGAGCAGGGTGGGCGAGTGCAGCTTTCTGTCTCTATGCAGTCCGATGGACAGGTTACGAAGCTCTGGACGGCAACGCCGTAA
- a CDS encoding DUF3168 domain-containing protein yields MDPVLELQGVIIQRLRSFAAVTALVGQKSYDQPPLDQNGNVQATTYPYISIGPSNFQSEDADCIDGGEVMIQIDAWSIEPGHPQVRNIADAIRKAFRGSDITLAQNALATFEHWRTDYIANGTLKQASVRFTAIIEQP; encoded by the coding sequence ATGGACCCGGTTCTTGAACTGCAAGGCGTTATCATTCAGCGCCTTCGGTCTTTTGCTGCTGTTACTGCACTGGTCGGCCAGAAATCCTATGACCAGCCGCCGCTTGACCAAAACGGCAACGTGCAGGCTACGACTTATCCATACATCAGCATCGGCCCGTCCAATTTTCAGTCGGAAGATGCCGATTGTATCGATGGCGGCGAGGTGATGATCCAGATCGACGCATGGTCGATCGAGCCTGGCCACCCGCAAGTGCGGAACATTGCCGACGCCATCCGAAAGGCATTCCGCGGCTCCGACATTACGCTGGCGCAGAACGCCTTAGCTACGTTCGAACATTGGCGCACCGACTACATCGCCAACGGCACGCTGAAACAGGCCTCGGTTCGCTTCACAGCGATCATTGAGCAGCCATAG
- a CDS encoding HK97 gp10 family phage protein, translating to MTVLGLSRLNRKLKKLPAAAEAAIKTAMEQGANEIVAMMKSLVAVDSGELRDSIGWTWGDAPKYSQRIASVKSASGKLTLTIYAGNSKVRYAHLVEFATKAHENGGLYAGTQHPGTSAQPFFFVSYRALRRRTKSRITRAITKSAKAIAAGG from the coding sequence GTGACGGTACTCGGCCTTAGTCGGCTGAACCGCAAGCTCAAGAAGTTGCCGGCCGCTGCTGAAGCGGCAATCAAAACAGCGATGGAGCAAGGTGCCAACGAAATCGTCGCAATGATGAAATCTTTGGTTGCTGTCGATAGCGGTGAACTCCGCGACAGCATCGGTTGGACCTGGGGTGACGCGCCAAAATATAGCCAGCGCATTGCTTCGGTGAAGTCCGCAAGCGGCAAGCTTACACTGACGATCTATGCCGGCAATTCGAAGGTGCGCTACGCCCACCTAGTCGAATTCGCCACCAAGGCCCACGAAAATGGCGGCCTCTATGCAGGCACTCAGCACCCCGGCACGTCGGCGCAACCTTTCTTCTTTGTCAGCTACCGCGCGCTCCGGCGTCGCACCAAGTCGCGCATCACACGCGCCATTACAAAGTCTGCGAAGGCGATAGCGGCAGGAGGCTAG
- a CDS encoding head-tail adaptor protein has translation MRKRNGAGSLSERITFQVRGVVPDGYGNDVTGPFADQFTEPARLAPRLGSEPVIAARLTGVQPFLLTVRSSARTREITPAWRAVNARTGRTYNIKAIVNPDERNAYLEMLVVEGEPS, from the coding sequence ATGAGAAAACGTAACGGCGCCGGCTCACTGTCGGAGCGCATTACCTTTCAGGTTCGCGGCGTTGTGCCGGATGGGTATGGAAACGATGTCACGGGTCCATTTGCCGACCAGTTCACCGAGCCGGCTCGCCTGGCTCCACGGCTTGGCAGCGAGCCCGTCATAGCGGCCCGCCTAACGGGCGTACAGCCGTTTCTCTTGACCGTTCGCAGTTCCGCCCGCACGCGAGAAATCACTCCTGCCTGGCGGGCTGTGAACGCGAGAACCGGCAGGACTTACAATATCAAGGCGATCGTAAATCCGGATGAGCGGAACGCTTATCTTGAGATGCTGGTTGTTGAGGGTGAGCCATCGTGA
- a CDS encoding head-tail connector protein produces MWYPPKVTTAPSAEPISLVEAKRHLNVFHDDDDALIGSLISVARDHVEKYCGARFASQVVEAQATCWADLARLPVTPVTDADIEYVDTGGATVVLADTVFELRGDGLVLKYGQSWPATQPGSLITLTAVAGFTNCPPAVKHAMLLRIEDLYENRGSVDDADWSAFDSLLSNYRFYT; encoded by the coding sequence ATGTGGTATCCACCGAAGGTGACGACAGCGCCGTCGGCGGAGCCGATCTCGCTGGTGGAGGCGAAGAGGCATCTTAACGTCTTTCACGACGACGATGATGCGCTGATCGGTAGTTTGATTTCTGTCGCTCGAGATCATGTTGAGAAGTACTGCGGCGCGCGCTTTGCATCGCAGGTGGTTGAGGCGCAGGCGACGTGCTGGGCGGATTTGGCAAGACTGCCGGTGACGCCAGTCACCGATGCTGATATCGAGTATGTCGATACGGGCGGCGCTACTGTGGTCCTCGCAGACACGGTTTTCGAGTTACGTGGCGACGGCCTCGTTCTGAAGTACGGCCAGTCTTGGCCGGCTACACAGCCCGGTTCGCTCATTACCCTTACGGCCGTTGCTGGATTCACCAATTGCCCACCCGCCGTGAAACACGCAATGCTTTTACGCATCGAGGATCTCTACGAGAACCGCGGCAGTGTCGATGATGCTGACTGGTCGGCTTTCGATAGCCTTCTCTCGAACTACAGGTTTTACACCTGA
- a CDS encoding phage major capsid protein, which translates to MSLKDLNEKRGSLVAQARAALDEIKTNTDEARAAELDARHDTIMVEFDRIEKLIEREQRLADAEKRLADRADEERKRQRPTGADTDVRGQDEGEKKEYREVFYKFLAGGASLDELDAEERTILKAGVQSAKEFRAQNTGTASAGGYTVPVELADFIIRSMKDWGPMYNEDIATVITTSGGNVINIPTIDDTSKTGTKHTEGAAIADDGSQDAVFGNKELAAYVYDTEFVKFSMELAADSIFNMESLLGSLLGERLGRIANRELTIGDGTGDPNGVVTASSLGKTAAAAAALTTDELIDLLHSVNAAYRRSPKTRWQFADLTLAAIRKLKDAEGRYIWSAGDIQKGEPGTLLGFRYEINDDVPLIAASAKPVIFGDFSKYFVRKVGSPVIGVLRERFWPDLGIAGLIRFDGELGDTAAVKHLVMAAA; encoded by the coding sequence ATGTCCCTTAAGGACCTGAACGAAAAGCGCGGCTCGCTTGTCGCGCAGGCGCGTGCAGCGCTTGATGAAATCAAGACCAACACCGATGAAGCCCGCGCTGCGGAACTCGACGCTCGCCACGACACGATCATGGTCGAGTTCGACCGCATCGAGAAGCTGATCGAGCGCGAGCAGCGCCTTGCAGACGCCGAAAAGCGCCTCGCCGATCGCGCTGACGAAGAGCGCAAGCGCCAGCGTCCGACGGGCGCCGACACCGATGTCCGCGGCCAAGATGAAGGCGAAAAGAAGGAGTACCGCGAGGTATTCTACAAGTTCCTCGCTGGTGGCGCCTCGCTTGACGAACTCGACGCTGAAGAGCGTACGATTCTGAAGGCCGGCGTGCAGTCTGCCAAGGAATTCCGCGCCCAGAACACCGGAACTGCCTCTGCTGGCGGCTATACCGTGCCTGTCGAACTCGCAGACTTCATCATCCGTTCGATGAAGGACTGGGGTCCGATGTACAATGAAGACATTGCCACGGTGATTACGACCTCGGGCGGTAATGTCATCAACATCCCGACCATCGACGACACGTCCAAGACCGGTACCAAGCATACTGAAGGCGCGGCGATTGCGGATGACGGTTCGCAGGACGCTGTCTTCGGTAACAAGGAACTGGCCGCCTACGTCTACGATACCGAGTTCGTGAAGTTCTCGATGGAGCTGGCTGCTGACTCTATCTTCAATATGGAGTCGCTTCTCGGCAGCCTGCTCGGCGAACGTCTTGGCCGTATCGCGAACCGCGAGTTGACGATCGGTGATGGCACTGGCGACCCGAATGGCGTTGTGACCGCATCCTCGCTCGGCAAGACTGCCGCCGCAGCCGCAGCACTGACCACGGACGAACTCATCGACCTGCTGCATTCGGTCAACGCGGCCTACCGCCGTTCGCCGAAGACCCGCTGGCAGTTTGCCGATCTGACGCTCGCGGCCATCCGCAAACTGAAGGACGCCGAAGGTCGCTACATCTGGTCGGCGGGCGACATCCAGAAGGGTGAGCCCGGCACCCTGCTCGGCTTCCGCTACGAGATCAACGACGACGTTCCGCTTATCGCAGCGTCTGCGAAGCCGGTCATCTTCGGCGATTTCTCGAAGTACTTCGTCCGCAAGGTTGGCTCGCCAGTTATCGGCGTGCTTCGTGAGCGGTTCTGGCCGGATCTCGGCATCGCAGGCCTGATCCGTTTTGACGGCGAACTCGGTGATACCGCTGCGGTCAAGCACCTCGTAATGGCTGCTGCCTAA